In a genomic window of Telopea speciosissima isolate NSW1024214 ecotype Mountain lineage chromosome 5, Tspe_v1, whole genome shotgun sequence:
- the LOC122661810 gene encoding protein RBL, with amino-acid sequence MNVPIIDPLQGDFPEVIEEFLQHGLMKCIAFNRRGTLLAAGCADGSCVIWDFETRGIAKELRDKDCVAPITSVCWSKYGRHILVSATDKSLTLWDVVNGEKITRMTLQQNTLHARLHPGSHTSSVCLACPLSSAPIIVDLNTGSTTVLPVSVSDAGNGTVPPSRNKFSDGSSPFTPTAACFSKYGDLIYVGNSKGEILIIDYKNIQIHGIVAISGAAVIKNIVFSRNGQYLLTNSNDRTIRVYENRLPLKDGASAVDDMCKSMDNELQGIEKLRTVGSKCLVLFREFQDSVTRIQWKAPCFSGDGEWVVGASGSKGEHKIYIWDRAGHLVKILEGPKEALTDLAWHPVHPVVVSVSFSGLVYIWAKDYTENWSAFAPDFKELEENEEYVEREDEFDFMPESEKVKESDVNEDDEVDIMTVEKDSAFSDSDLSQEELCFLPADPCPDAEQQDKCVGSSSKLVDSNHCGSPPSEGAGQNGQAMQPVSSPAEAIDNSVAEGTGVAHMKRKRKPSEKGLELQAEKGRKPLTKIKASSKSSKVKNKSIVGQDTDLSEFVDDVTDDYQ; translated from the exons CTGGTTGCGCTGATGGAAGTTGTGTAATCTGGGATTTTGAGACCAGGGGGATAGCGAAGGAACTTCGAGACAAAGACTGTGTTGCTCCCATTACAAGTGTTTGTTGGTCAAAGTATGGACGACACATTCTTGTGTCAGCTACCGACAAGTCCTTAACACTTTGGGATGTTGTTAATGGGGAAAAGATAACTCGCATGACTCTGCAGCAAAACACACTGCATGCTCGCCTACATCCAGGTTCCCATACTTCTTCGGTCTGCCTGGCATGCCCACTGTCATCTGCTCCCATCATTGTTGACTTGAATACTGGAAGCACAACTGTGCTGCCGGTTTCAGTCTCTGATGCAGGCAATGGAACTGTCCCTCCCTCACGCAATAAGTTTTCAGATGGGTCTTCTCCTTTCACTCCAACTGCTGCATGCTTTAGCAAGTATGGGGATCTAATTTATGTGGGGAATTCCAAAGGAGAAATACTCATAATTGACTACAAGAACATCCAAATACATGGAATTGTTGCCATTTCTGGGGCAGCTGTGATTAAAAATATTGTATTCAGTAGGAATGGGCAGTATCTTCTAACAAATTCAAATGATCGCACAATCAGGGTCTATGAGAATCGTTTGCCCCTGAAAGATGGAGCTAGTGCTGTTGATGACATGTGCAAGAGCATGGATAATGAGCTGCAGGGTATTGAAAAGTTGAGGACTGTTGGGTCAAAGTGCTTAGTACTTTTCCGAGAGTTTCAGGATTCAGTCACTAGGATTCAATGGAAAGCACCCTGCTTCAGTGGTGACGGTGAGTGGGTGGTTGGTGCTTCTGGTAGCAAAGGAGAGCACAAGATCTATATATGGGACAGAGCTGGGCATCTGGTAAAGATCCTTGAAGGTCCCAAAGAAGCCTTGACAGATCTGGCATGGCATCCTGTGCATCCAGTTGTGGTCTCAGTTTCCTTTTCTGGCTTGGTTTATATTTGGGCTAAAGATTATACTGAGAACTGGAGTGCATTTGCTCCAGATTTCAAGGAGctggaagaaaatgaagaatatGTTGAAAGAGAAGATGAATTTGATTTTATGCCAGAATCTGAAAAA GTAAAAGAATCGGATGTTAATGAAGATGACGAAGTTGATATCATGACAGTGGAGAAGGATTCAGCTTTCAGTGATTCAGATTTGTCACAGGAAGAACTCTGTTTCTTGCCAGCAGATCCATGTCCAGATGCTGAGCAACAAGATAAGTGTGTTGGAAGTTCATCAAAGTTGGTGGATAGCAATCATTGTGGATCCCCTCCTTCTGAAGGGGCAGGACAGAATGGTCAAGCAATGCAGCCTGTGTCAAGTCCAGCAGAAG ccattgatAATTCTGTTGCAGAGGGTACAGGTGTGGCACACATGAAAAGAAAGCGGAAGCCGTCAGAGAAAGGGTTGGAGTTGCAGGCCGAAAAGGGCAGAAAGCCCCTTACAAAGATCAAAGCTTCTAGTAAGTCGTCAAAAGTTAAGAACAAGTCTATTGTTGGGCAAGATACAGATCTCTCTGAATTTGTGGACGATGTAACTGATGACTATCAATAG